Proteins from a genomic interval of Mycoplasmopsis columboralis:
- a CDS encoding P68 family surface lipoprotein, giving the protein MTSKFKKIILGTATILGATGIAASCGSSNNADTPIKEGGNTSGGSSNSNQTISEAEQLRIDNASNGANPSADGRFNTNVQDTIKLGTTFSSGGAQAQTLDKILEVYNKLVSDKSADLSEGAKAVEQKNLGSGYDKGSEKVTSDLNARNTDNFYNLIMNYGDVAAKLAEKNMLLSFNDELDGYNVDIDDFSSVFAKANTSIENVRNESTYLIPLAKSTNFLAVNAPVLSYLIDSMVSAGAKLADDQETKEFVDTIKAKGEADRSGVVSIWGNPRSGVSMSDVTISKQTFEIYKDTLDFAAKAQSLFENSYNNNDPVNAQVHVFGVDGSPSLLFQSLYSEIDAEDLKMISYATKSEGITQVNFGSLKNTASTAYTKSSEIYSEIAKAVQSGGLKLFPGGQFSSGDQTHHRIAFSTGSTAGYTHNYIADTKIYSKGSSIKFNGDLIQDRSTMVSINTRKNGTDEVARLSRFGNPLYKSTHKIDKDDKYGLIFLDAENEKAFTDQLAASTTVNGKDLLIKVLYNEDVQEHKDFLKLVKEKGVFGGLVRQANVDATTGSRYMLIYVKEGRDSLTINQKTKDLLTNDLQLVESGKDRTKELNREELVSMYTPLKWRKENKVKVIYGQGPSLIGIHANDTDDKATKAFVKWLFTNKTYTFASPVGSDDSTYTLTPIQFFNKFASYVTPYKGFETQDSSELYGDNEYLKTAADLFKTATLNPKEYVVFEEPSSIHSSLFRKSIEAGFDSLQTAAVSKKTQSFTEFISKISFPKN; this is encoded by the coding sequence ATGACTTCAAAATTTAAAAAAATTATATTAGGTACAGCTACCATTTTAGGAGCAACAGGTATTGCTGCTTCTTGTGGTTCATCAAATAATGCTGATACACCTATTAAAGAAGGAGGAAACACAAGCGGAGGTTCAAGCAATTCAAATCAAACAATCAGCGAAGCTGAACAACTTAGAATTGATAACGCTTCTAATGGAGCAAATCCTTCAGCAGACGGAAGATTTAACACCAACGTTCAAGACACAATTAAATTAGGAACAACTTTCTCTTCAGGAGGTGCTCAAGCTCAAACCCTTGACAAAATTCTAGAAGTTTATAATAAATTAGTTTCTGATAAATCTGCAGATCTTTCTGAAGGAGCAAAAGCTGTAGAACAAAAAAACCTTGGTTCAGGATATGATAAAGGGTCAGAAAAAGTTACTAGTGACTTAAATGCTAGAAACACTGATAATTTCTACAACCTAATCATGAACTATGGAGATGTTGCTGCTAAATTAGCAGAAAAAAACATGCTTTTAAGTTTCAATGATGAATTAGACGGATATAACGTAGATATTGATGACTTTTCAAGCGTGTTTGCAAAAGCTAATACAAGCATTGAAAATGTGCGTAATGAATCTACTTACTTAATTCCTTTAGCTAAAAGTACTAATTTTTTAGCTGTTAATGCGCCAGTTCTTTCATACCTTATTGACTCAATGGTAAGCGCTGGAGCAAAACTTGCTGATGATCAAGAAACAAAAGAATTTGTTGACACTATTAAAGCAAAAGGAGAAGCAGATAGAAGTGGAGTTGTTTCTATTTGAGGAAATCCACGTAGTGGAGTTTCAATGAGTGATGTTACTATTTCAAAACAAACATTTGAAATCTACAAAGATACCTTAGACTTTGCAGCCAAAGCTCAATCACTTTTTGAAAATTCATACAATAACAATGATCCGGTTAATGCTCAAGTTCACGTATTTGGAGTGGATGGTTCACCTTCATTATTATTCCAATCTCTTTACTCAGAAATTGATGCAGAAGATTTAAAAATGATCTCTTATGCAACTAAATCTGAAGGAATTACACAAGTAAACTTTGGTTCACTTAAAAACACCGCAAGTACCGCTTACACAAAATCATCTGAAATTTATTCAGAAATTGCTAAAGCAGTTCAAAGTGGAGGGTTAAAACTATTCCCTGGTGGACAATTCTCTTCTGGAGACCAAACACACCACAGAATTGCCTTTTCAACTGGTTCAACTGCTGGATACACCCACAACTATATAGCAGATACTAAAATTTATTCAAAAGGTTCATCAATTAAATTTAATGGAGATTTAATTCAAGATAGATCAACAATGGTAAGTATCAATACCAGAAAAAATGGAACTGATGAAGTCGCTCGTTTATCAAGATTTGGAAACCCATTGTACAAATCAACTCACAAAATTGATAAAGACGATAAATATGGGCTTATTTTCTTGGATGCAGAAAATGAAAAAGCATTTACAGATCAATTAGCTGCTTCAACTACAGTTAATGGTAAAGACTTATTAATTAAAGTTTTATACAATGAAGATGTTCAAGAACACAAAGATTTCCTTAAATTAGTTAAAGAAAAAGGTGTTTTTGGAGGACTTGTAAGACAAGCTAATGTTGATGCTACTACTGGTTCAAGATACATGCTTATTTATGTAAAAGAAGGTAGAGATTCATTAACAATTAACCAAAAAACTAAAGATTTATTAACTAATGACTTACAATTAGTTGAATCTGGAAAAGACAGAACTAAAGAACTTAATAGAGAAGAACTAGTTTCAATGTATACTCCTCTTAAATGAAGAAAAGAAAATAAAGTTAAAGTTATTTACGGTCAAGGTCCTTCTTTAATTGGAATTCACGCAAATGATACTGATGATAAAGCTACAAAAGCATTTGTTAAATGATTATTCACAAATAAAACATATACATTTGCTTCACCTGTTGGTTCAGATGACAGTACATACACATTAACACCAATTCAATTCTTTAATAAATTCGCTTCTTATGTAACCCCTTACAAAGGATTTGAAACACAAGATTCAAGCGAATTATATGGTGACAATGAGTACTTAAAAACAGCAGCTGACTTATTTAAAACTGCTACATTAAACCCAAAAGAATACGTTGTATTTGAAGAACCTTCATCAATTCACTCTTCATTATTTAGAAAATCAATTGAAGCCGGATTTGATTCACTTCAAACAGCAGCAGTTTCTAAGAAAACTCAATCATTTACCGAATTTATTAGCAAAATTTCTTTCCCTAAAAACTAA
- a CDS encoding thermonuclease family protein, producing MKLNRKIRKNLLVFSSGFLPVVFALSATTCAKPEQKTSGPSLPGKSTTSFDYSLRQNGSSDNYRIDYNRDALNAYINYGSESISDQNQRNSYISKRRNEYISAWRAAFEQQAKELQTKFSQEYSSKLEFQNLDTFSVSSENIKDFQKEIQIDFYGKKATLKFVQLSHVIENTDYVTPKLPQAKRDSLTTELENANSVGIVVKLSYEMFLDDKKITNIGLTLEKNANISLAKTIGQAYKELTANLSDLPKLNIDWNNQTVKAKYFDAYLSGTSDGDTITVTARTALDSQNIKVGDTVKIRLAGIDTPEKAVSSELSAPLENSFAVISSKFAKDVLEQTTSAGKVVKQNLRIGFVEGKDGYGRVLADVFFGDNYEYSYNTSIVSQGYTLPYINGFGWVNKINEANTYENVLYPYMYDAFNKAIENKKGFFRFFNSPEDVQKFVYLIKPNNEWRPFWSQTEDNVLTKITKN from the coding sequence ATGAAATTAAATAGAAAAATTAGAAAAAACTTACTAGTTTTTTCAAGCGGATTTTTGCCTGTGGTTTTCGCGCTTTCAGCTACCACATGTGCAAAACCAGAACAAAAAACTAGTGGTCCTTCACTTCCTGGAAAAAGCACCACAAGTTTTGATTATTCATTACGTCAAAATGGTTCTTCTGATAATTACAGAATTGACTATAACAGAGATGCATTAAATGCTTATATTAATTATGGTTCAGAATCTATTTCAGATCAAAATCAAAGAAACTCATATATCTCAAAGCGTAGAAATGAATATATATCTGCTTGAAGAGCTGCTTTTGAACAACAAGCAAAAGAGCTTCAAACTAAGTTTTCTCAAGAATATTCAAGCAAATTAGAATTTCAAAATTTAGATACATTTTCTGTATCTTCAGAAAACATTAAGGATTTTCAAAAAGAAATTCAAATCGATTTTTATGGTAAAAAAGCTACTTTAAAATTCGTTCAATTATCACACGTAATTGAAAATACAGATTATGTAACTCCGAAATTACCTCAAGCTAAAAGAGATTCTTTAACAACCGAATTAGAAAATGCCAATAGTGTTGGTATTGTTGTAAAACTTAGCTACGAAATGTTTCTTGATGATAAAAAAATCACTAACATTGGATTGACCTTAGAAAAAAACGCAAATATATCACTAGCTAAAACAATCGGGCAAGCTTATAAAGAATTAACAGCAAATCTAAGTGATTTACCAAAATTAAATATCGATTGAAATAACCAAACAGTAAAAGCTAAATACTTTGACGCTTATTTATCAGGAACTTCTGATGGAGATACAATTACTGTAACTGCAAGAACAGCTTTAGATTCTCAAAATATTAAAGTTGGAGATACTGTTAAAATCAGATTGGCTGGAATTGACACCCCTGAAAAAGCGGTAAGCTCTGAACTTTCAGCACCATTAGAAAACTCTTTTGCCGTAATATCTTCAAAATTTGCAAAGGATGTTTTAGAACAAACTACTTCTGCAGGCAAAGTTGTTAAACAAAACCTTAGAATTGGATTTGTTGAAGGTAAAGACGGATATGGTAGAGTCTTAGCTGATGTATTCTTTGGTGATAATTACGAATATTCATACAACACTTCAATTGTTAGTCAAGGATACACCCTTCCATATATTAATGGTTTTGGTTGAGTAAATAAAATCAACGAAGCTAATACTTATGAAAATGTTCTTTATCCTTATATGTATGACGCTTTTAATAAAGCAATCGAAAACAAAAAAGGATTCTTTAGATTCTTTAATTCTCCTGAAGATGTCCAAAAATTTGTGTACTTAATTAAACCAAACAATGAATGAAGACCTTTCTGAAGTCAAACAGAAGATAATGTCTTAACAAAAATTACTAAAAACTAA
- a CDS encoding ATP-binding cassette domain-containing protein, whose amino-acid sequence MKIVKKINDLVSYLKVSESDLYVQTLQQYREEYNKRDHQSIPAIELKNLNIDFGETLAVDNVSFKIPEGKLVTLLGPSGSGKTTTLNAIAGLLTATSGKILFRGKDVTDYTPQKRKIGFVFQNYALYPHMSVYANIAFPLKNDMEWQKKMFMKRLKAKNDIRCIYLKALGASEEEIQQLQQAYFDWKIVERESKTKLDEKYAELVAEYEKANTEYKVVRVHETSELSLLAKNVLKTNGLTKKDTKNKIQVVKDNYKQAIANNVLIESELQKSQILASLDKNILKFQKDLNKEQSDAKVQELLDLNAQLLNENFDNLTLKDRIEIIKLEEKIVNLITRYRYEVKVQEIIAKYKVLKHETHLKNKETKDAFNKSLKTDAEYKKLLDLDKNLKFYAEKHFRNLVKELETKYALKEALKKERNSSESILTAEQKEQVKEISKADIPLSKSIHNEVMEVAKRVEIVPILQKKPTRLSGGQQQRVSIARAIVKKPQILLMDEPLSNLDAKLRISTRQWIRQIQQSLGITTVFVTHDQEEAMSISDIIVCMSTAKVQQMGSPLELYNKPKNQFVARFLGMPEMGLFASEYKNNKLFVAGKEIKGVTFKDKDALSLNVGVRSEDFLIKTAKEKHDFVGTVLVQENFGKESKLVVEIENVGKINFLLDNNYNYSVNDKIYFSLPIEKLHVFDSLTEERLEYEII is encoded by the coding sequence ATGAAAATAGTAAAGAAAATTAATGATTTAGTTAGTTATTTAAAAGTTTCTGAGTCTGATTTATATGTTCAAACTCTTCAGCAATATAGAGAAGAATACAACAAAAGAGACCATCAATCAATTCCCGCTATTGAGCTTAAAAATTTAAATATCGATTTTGGTGAAACTCTTGCTGTTGATAATGTTAGTTTTAAAATCCCAGAAGGGAAACTAGTTACTTTACTTGGTCCTTCTGGTAGTGGAAAAACTACTACTTTAAATGCTATTGCTGGTTTATTAACTGCTACATCAGGAAAAATTTTATTCCGTGGTAAAGATGTTACCGATTATACTCCTCAAAAACGTAAAATCGGATTCGTTTTCCAAAACTATGCTTTATACCCACACATGAGTGTTTACGCTAATATTGCTTTCCCTCTTAAAAATGACATGGAATGACAAAAGAAAATGTTCATGAAACGTTTAAAAGCTAAAAATGATATTAGATGTATCTATTTAAAAGCTTTGGGAGCTTCTGAAGAAGAAATTCAACAATTACAACAAGCGTATTTTGATTGAAAAATTGTTGAAAGAGAATCAAAAACTAAATTAGATGAAAAATATGCTGAATTAGTTGCCGAATATGAAAAAGCAAACACTGAGTACAAAGTAGTTAGAGTTCATGAAACTTCAGAATTATCTCTTTTAGCTAAAAATGTGCTTAAAACTAACGGTTTAACTAAAAAAGATACTAAAAACAAAATTCAAGTTGTAAAAGACAATTACAAACAAGCAATTGCTAATAATGTATTAATTGAATCAGAACTTCAAAAATCACAAATTTTAGCATCTCTTGATAAAAACATTTTAAAATTCCAAAAAGATCTTAATAAGGAACAATCAGACGCTAAAGTGCAAGAACTTCTTGATTTAAATGCTCAGTTATTAAATGAAAATTTTGATAACTTAACTTTAAAAGATAGAATTGAAATAATTAAATTAGAAGAAAAAATTGTTAATTTAATAACAAGATATCGTTATGAAGTTAAAGTACAAGAAATAATTGCCAAATACAAAGTCTTAAAACATGAAACTCATCTTAAAAACAAAGAAACTAAAGATGCCTTCAATAAAAGTTTAAAAACTGATGCTGAGTACAAAAAATTATTAGACTTAGATAAAAACCTTAAATTTTACGCTGAAAAACACTTTAGAAATTTAGTTAAGGAACTTGAAACTAAATATGCACTTAAAGAGGCTCTTAAAAAAGAAAGAAATTCTTCAGAAAGCATCTTAACTGCTGAGCAAAAAGAACAAGTAAAAGAAATTTCTAAAGCAGATATTCCTTTAAGCAAATCAATTCATAATGAAGTTATGGAAGTTGCTAAAAGAGTTGAAATTGTTCCAATTTTACAAAAGAAACCAACCAGATTATCTGGTGGTCAACAACAAAGGGTTTCAATTGCTCGTGCTATTGTTAAAAAACCTCAAATTCTTTTAATGGATGAACCTCTTTCAAACTTAGATGCTAAGTTGAGAATTTCAACTCGTCAATGAATTAGACAAATTCAACAATCTCTTGGAATTACCACAGTATTTGTTACTCACGACCAAGAAGAAGCGATGTCTATTTCAGATATTATTGTCTGCATGTCTACAGCAAAAGTTCAACAAATGGGTTCCCCACTTGAGTTATATAACAAACCTAAAAATCAATTTGTTGCTCGTTTCTTAGGAATGCCTGAGATGGGACTTTTTGCTTCAGAATACAAAAACAACAAACTTTTTGTAGCTGGTAAAGAAATTAAAGGAGTTACTTTTAAAGACAAAGATGCTCTTTCACTAAATGTGGGTGTTCGTTCAGAAGACTTCCTTATTAAAACAGCTAAAGAAAAACATGATTTTGTTGGAACTGTTTTAGTTCAAGAAAACTTTGGTAAAGAAAGTAAACTTGTAGTTGAAATTGAAAACGTAGGTAAAATTAACTTCTTATTAGATAACAATTACAACTACAGTGTAAATGACAAAATTTACTTTAGTTTACCAATTGAAAAACTTCATGTTTTTGACTCTCTAACAGAAGAAAGGCTCGAGTATGAAATTATTTAG
- a CDS encoding carbohydrate ABC transporter permease, protein MKLFSPERINFLTKVFPFTYNWALKKLASAKGTLSYSILDRRSNMLIPLMLLMPGIILLLMFTIVPMGLNIYSSFTDAKGNFTLQNYVNVITDTKFALGVRNSFIYGIFTLPMVMIISLVVSSIIAKLYRNYARGFWQTVFFMPYVTNGVAVSLVFIQLFSPTGILNSVLGTKTGWLTSGDENSFNALVAIVINGIWNGLAFNILIYTTAMLSVDKNLYRSASIDGCSEIKQFFTITLPSIKGTINFIITLGIIGGLKVFPLALFENKPLNAFNNGGASIMLYVYLMTTQGQLALAGASSISLFIIGVTFSSIIRGGFFMAQVTLNVLGERNVWVKTKS, encoded by the coding sequence ATGAAATTATTTAGTCCAGAAAGAATTAATTTTCTGACCAAAGTATTTCCTTTTACATACAATTGAGCGTTAAAAAAACTTGCTTCTGCTAAAGGAACATTATCTTATTCTATTTTAGATAGAAGAAGTAACATGTTAATTCCACTTATGCTTTTAATGCCTGGAATTATCTTGTTATTAATGTTTACTATTGTTCCTATGGGGCTAAACATTTATAGCTCATTTACTGATGCAAAAGGGAACTTTACTCTGCAAAACTATGTTAATGTTATTACTGATACAAAATTTGCATTAGGGGTAAGAAACTCATTTATTTACGGAATTTTCACACTACCAATGGTTATGATTATTTCGCTGGTAGTTTCATCAATTATTGCCAAGTTATATCGTAATTATGCAAGAGGATTTTGACAAACAGTATTCTTCATGCCTTATGTTACTAATGGTGTTGCTGTTTCTCTTGTATTTATCCAATTATTTAGTCCAACTGGAATTTTAAACTCAGTACTTGGAACTAAAACTGGATGATTAACTTCTGGAGATGAAAATTCATTTAATGCTTTAGTTGCGATTGTGATTAATGGAATTTGAAATGGTTTAGCGTTTAACATTCTTATTTACACAACTGCAATGTTATCAGTAGATAAAAACTTATACCGTTCTGCATCTATTGATGGATGTTCAGAAATTAAACAATTTTTTACCATCACTTTACCTTCAATTAAAGGAACAATTAACTTTATTATTACCTTAGGAATCATCGGTGGACTTAAAGTATTCCCACTTGCATTATTTGAAAACAAACCACTTAATGCCTTTAACAATGGTGGGGCTTCAATTATGCTTTATGTATACTTGATGACAACTCAAGGTCAACTTGCATTAGCTGGAGCCTCAAGTATTTCGCTATTTATCATTGGAGTAACCTTCTCTTCAATTATTCGTGGTGGATTCTTCATGGCTCAAGTAACACTTAATGTTTTAGGAGAAAGAAATGTTTGAGTTAAAACTAAGAGCTAA
- a CDS encoding carbohydrate ABC transporter permease translates to MFELKLRANRYFVGKKLKRNQERVSSQVREKNLYSVILSSLLKLFVLCLFGVAVIFPFVFMILISFMNDTEAGSLKTTFTLLPSFKGGTSYVYGEGNVNLDTWSAVVANTYNKAISSGYWDSFILTTVNVFVSVFLKVFITSLMGYAFSLKTWRGKGLIWFLALALLVLPEVALLSGQYIVVLKTGLFKTFFLFVIAVAAPFSASIFNTVMYKNAFEAIPGRIKEVSLVDGASGAKYFFKIALPMVVPTTLTIVILTSLSSWNAYLWPSVISTIGDTKFEVISVWLFKAGLNPDDPNSGANIAVNVKLAASIIVILPMFIVYLFARKWIMRAVSRQGSTIKG, encoded by the coding sequence ATGTTTGAGTTAAAACTAAGAGCTAATCGTTATTTTGTTGGTAAAAAATTAAAAAGAAACCAAGAACGTGTTTCTTCACAAGTTAGAGAAAAAAACCTTTATTCAGTTATTTTATCTAGCTTACTAAAACTATTTGTTTTATGTTTATTTGGGGTAGCAGTTATTTTCCCGTTCGTTTTTATGATTTTAATCTCATTTATGAACGATACAGAAGCTGGTTCTCTAAAAACTACATTCACTTTACTCCCTTCATTTAAAGGAGGAACTTCATATGTTTATGGTGAAGGTAATGTAAATTTAGACACTTGAAGTGCTGTTGTAGCCAACACTTATAATAAAGCCATTTCAAGTGGATACTGAGATTCATTCATTTTAACCACCGTTAACGTATTTGTATCAGTATTCTTAAAAGTGTTTATTACTTCTTTAATGGGATATGCATTTTCACTTAAAACTTGAAGAGGTAAAGGGCTTATTTGATTCTTAGCTCTTGCTTTATTAGTGCTTCCAGAAGTAGCATTATTATCAGGTCAATACATTGTTGTTTTAAAAACTGGATTATTTAAAACATTCTTCTTATTCGTTATTGCCGTAGCTGCTCCTTTTAGTGCAAGCATTTTCAATACAGTTATGTACAAAAATGCTTTTGAAGCAATTCCAGGAAGAATTAAAGAAGTTTCTCTTGTTGATGGAGCTTCAGGAGCTAAATATTTCTTTAAAATAGCTCTACCAATGGTTGTTCCAACAACATTAACTATTGTTATTTTAACTTCACTTTCATCATGAAATGCTTACTTGTGACCATCAGTTATTTCAACAATTGGTGATACTAAATTTGAAGTTATTTCAGTGTGATTATTTAAAGCTGGATTAAACCCAGATGATCCAAACTCAGGAGCTAACATTGCTGTTAACGTTAAATTAGCCGCAAGTATTATTGTTATTTTACCGATGTTTATTGTGTACTTATTTGCTAGAAAATGAATCATGAGAGCTGTATCAAGACAAGGATCTACAATTAAGGGGTAA
- a CDS encoding TIGR00282 family metallophosphoesterase, with protein MSKLKVLFFGDIFSQPGIDTVEKCLPELKAKFKPDFIIAQGENISGRKGLKQKDYLKLKELGINAFTMGNHVWAQGEIFDYIENSDIIRPLNIDSDYPGVGAKVFDIKGKKLLVISLMGVAFNPLLAPWKQDAPNNFFDYFDEEIKKHNYNFVFVDFHGETTSEKNVFGLYVDGIADAVCGTHTHVQTSDARQLPNGTLFITDVGMCGPQDSAIGANYDEVYSNMRFGTRMRFKVSPNNTQLNAVFLTLNTNKKKAKIKVINRRNVLA; from the coding sequence ATGTCAAAGCTCAAAGTATTATTTTTTGGAGATATTTTTAGTCAACCTGGTATTGATACAGTTGAAAAATGCCTTCCTGAATTAAAAGCCAAATTCAAACCAGACTTTATTATTGCTCAAGGAGAAAATATCTCTGGACGCAAAGGACTCAAACAAAAAGATTATTTAAAACTTAAAGAGCTTGGAATAAATGCCTTTACAATGGGAAATCACGTATGAGCTCAAGGAGAAATTTTTGATTACATTGAGAATTCTGACATTATTAGACCTCTAAATATTGATAGTGATTATCCAGGAGTAGGAGCTAAAGTTTTTGATATTAAAGGAAAAAAACTTTTAGTTATTTCTCTTATGGGAGTGGCTTTTAATCCGCTTTTAGCTCCTTGAAAACAAGATGCTCCTAATAATTTCTTTGATTATTTTGATGAAGAAATTAAAAAACATAATTACAATTTTGTTTTTGTAGATTTTCACGGTGAAACCACCAGCGAAAAAAATGTTTTTGGATTATATGTGGACGGGATTGCTGATGCAGTGTGCGGAACTCACACTCATGTCCAAACTTCGGATGCTCGTCAACTTCCTAATGGAACTTTATTTATCACCGATGTTGGAATGTGTGGTCCGCAAGATAGTGCTATAGGTGCTAATTATGATGAAGTGTATAGCAATATGCGTTTTGGAACTCGTATGCGTTTTAAAGTTAGTCCCAACAACACTCAACTAAATGCTGTTTTTTTAACTTTAAATACTAATAAAAAGAAAGCAAAAATAAAAGTTATTAACCGCAGAAATGTATTAGCTTAG
- a CDS encoding PTS transporter subunit EIIC: MSITQSQINSGLKNGFQKFRKGLERFGRSLIVPVSILPIMAIIGAIGYIMISAGSAAGKDAIYHTSKAYKGIANAIKLIGMSPIYNLDILFAIGLATGLAKDEKVSAALCGIAALIAFYFAGNVLFKYANIGSVLPKTLVGKLQTIERFGKDSNSFNLNALGGILAGYLGYFVHKYTYKLQFPTAIAFFGGPKFSPVATFLCSFLIGLPFTYFWVYIYYAIAKMGQGIRALGAGGSFLYGLTNRLLLPFGLHNVPNAILRYTAAGGTWTFDGTTYEGFYAILLAKLQHGQAISAQDSMISNGTYPTNIFALPGAALAMFLAVPKDKRKIAAPIIFGAVSSAVLSGVTEPIEFTFVFAAPVLWLAHCLMTGFTYMFMYLAGAGMVSGTGEGLITWFIYNAPAYKIVSRVWMLWALGPVFFVEYFVVFYLLITKMNLNTPGRNDMVIKLMTKKEFREAREKQHETNSAEAEALQGEKPEDITMAYQLIELYGGFENMLEIGACISRLRISVNDKEKVKRDEIKALGAAGVVESGDQIQSVFGAKAMVYARIMNNIKKAR; this comes from the coding sequence ATGAGTATTACTCAAAGTCAAATCAATTCTGGATTAAAGAATGGTTTTCAAAAATTCAGAAAAGGTTTGGAACGTTTTGGTAGAAGTTTAATTGTTCCAGTTTCAATTCTTCCAATTATGGCCATAATTGGAGCAATTGGATACATTATGATTTCTGCGGGTAGCGCTGCAGGAAAAGATGCAATTTATCACACTTCTAAAGCTTATAAAGGTATTGCTAATGCCATCAAGCTCATTGGAATGTCTCCAATTTACAACCTAGACATTCTTTTTGCTATTGGTTTAGCCACTGGACTAGCTAAAGATGAAAAAGTTTCAGCTGCCCTTTGTGGAATTGCAGCTTTAATTGCTTTCTACTTTGCTGGTAATGTTCTTTTTAAATACGCTAACATCGGATCTGTTCTTCCTAAAACCTTAGTTGGAAAACTCCAAACTATTGAACGTTTTGGAAAAGATTCTAATTCATTTAATTTAAACGCACTGGGGGGGATTCTAGCAGGGTATCTAGGATACTTTGTACATAAATATACTTACAAATTACAATTCCCAACTGCGATTGCATTCTTTGGAGGACCTAAATTTTCTCCAGTTGCTACTTTTTTATGTTCTTTCTTAATCGGACTTCCTTTTACTTATTTTTGAGTTTATATTTACTATGCAATTGCAAAAATGGGACAAGGAATTAGAGCACTTGGTGCTGGAGGATCATTCCTTTATGGATTAACTAATAGATTGTTACTTCCTTTTGGTCTTCACAATGTGCCTAATGCAATTTTACGTTACACCGCTGCTGGTGGAACATGAACTTTTGATGGTACTACTTATGAAGGATTCTATGCAATTTTACTTGCTAAATTGCAACACGGTCAAGCTATTTCAGCTCAAGACTCAATGATTTCAAATGGTACATACCCAACAAATATTTTTGCTCTTCCAGGAGCTGCTCTTGCTATGTTCTTAGCTGTACCAAAAGATAAAAGAAAAATTGCAGCTCCTATTATCTTTGGAGCAGTATCTTCAGCGGTACTTTCAGGAGTTACCGAACCAATTGAATTTACATTCGTTTTTGCAGCACCAGTACTTTGATTGGCTCACTGTTTAATGACAGGATTTACATACATGTTTATGTATCTAGCTGGAGCTGGAATGGTATCTGGAACTGGTGAAGGATTAATTACTTGATTCATTTACAACGCACCAGCATATAAAATTGTTTCAAGAGTATGAATGCTTTGAGCATTAGGACCTGTATTCTTTGTTGAATACTTCGTGGTATTCTACTTATTAATTACCAAAATGAATCTTAATACCCCAGGTAGAAATGATATGGTAATTAAATTAATGACCAAAAAAGAATTCCGTGAAGCTAGAGAAAAACAACATGAAACTAACTCTGCTGAAGCAGAAGCGCTTCAAGGCGAAAAACCTGAAGATATTACAATGGCATATCAATTAATTGAACTTTATGGAGGATTTGAAAACATGCTTGAAATTGGTGCATGTATTTCAAGACTTAGAATTTCAGTTAATGATAAAGAAAAAGTTAAACGTGACGAAATCAAAGCTTTAGGAGCAGCTGGAGTGGTTGAATCTGGAGATCAAATTCAATCAGTCTTTGGAGCTAAAGCTATGGTTTACGCTCGGATTATGAATAATATTAAGAAAGCTAGATAA